In a single window of the Arthrobacter sp. StoSoilA2 genome:
- a CDS encoding carbohydrate ABC transporter permease has protein sequence MTKQTTLAIEDFSHVETITAPTRRRRSAPAIERVNWPATTVLVLCAVTVLLPLYVTVSMAFKTQGQAVDGNAFSFPAPFSLDGFIQAWTLTNFPVGAAMSLLVTAGTVLATIVLAAFASYAIVRNWERRLFRYSFFYLLGAMFIPFPVVALPQIQLTGRLGLDNPFGVILLATMFQLSFSVLLFTAFLRSIPMELEESARIDGATTWQTFWKLIFPLLAPMSATVGIFAFLYAWNDFMMPSLIISDPALQTLPVRQNLFQTQFSNNYHVSFASYLMAMAPAIVAYLFTQRWVMAGVTQGAVKG, from the coding sequence ATGACCAAACAAACCACCCTCGCAATCGAGGACTTCTCCCACGTTGAAACCATCACCGCTCCAACCAGGCGACGGCGGTCGGCTCCGGCGATCGAGCGGGTCAACTGGCCGGCAACCACAGTGCTCGTCCTGTGCGCAGTGACCGTGCTGCTTCCCCTGTATGTCACGGTGTCCATGGCCTTCAAGACCCAGGGGCAGGCTGTGGATGGCAACGCCTTCTCATTTCCCGCTCCCTTCAGCCTCGACGGTTTCATCCAGGCCTGGACCCTGACGAACTTTCCCGTGGGTGCCGCGATGTCATTGCTGGTGACTGCAGGGACTGTCCTCGCCACCATCGTCCTTGCTGCATTCGCCTCCTATGCGATTGTGCGCAACTGGGAACGCCGGTTGTTCAGGTACTCGTTCTTCTACCTTCTCGGAGCGATGTTCATTCCGTTCCCGGTGGTTGCATTGCCGCAGATCCAGCTCACCGGTCGTCTTGGGCTGGACAACCCGTTCGGCGTTATCCTCCTGGCCACCATGTTCCAACTGAGTTTCAGCGTGCTGCTCTTCACCGCATTCCTGCGTTCCATACCCATGGAACTGGAAGAGAGTGCCCGGATCGATGGCGCTACGACTTGGCAGACATTCTGGAAGCTGATTTTCCCGCTGTTGGCGCCGATGAGCGCCACCGTGGGTATCTTCGCCTTCCTCTATGCCTGGAATGACTTCATGATGCCGTCGTTGATCATTTCCGATCCGGCGCTGCAGACCCTGCCGGTACGGCAAAACCTTTTTCAAACGCAGTTCAGCAACAACTACCACGTATCTTTCGCCTCCTACCTGATGGCGATGGCGCCCGCGATCGTCGCGTACCTCTTTACGCAGAGGTGGGTCATGGCTGGCGTGACACAAGGTGCCGTTAAGGGCTAG
- a CDS encoding sugar ABC transporter permease, with translation MSSISTSTTSGQSRQGQRSRRRVEPIFYFFLVPSLILFTLAITIPGIIGIFFSFTDSIGIGDWEFIGLTNYIAIFSDPAILQSYLFTFGFSIVTVIAVNVIAFLLAVGLTARIRMKSALRTIFVIPMVVSGIIIAYVFNFLFSNSLPAAGTAAGIPWLETSLLANPDLAWIAIVVVTAWQAVPGALLIYIAGLVAVPGDVYEAAEIDGAGKFQQLLKITLPLVAGYVVINIILGFKGFLNAYDIIVGLTNGGPGTSTRSIAMTVIAGFNGGDYAYQMANATIFFVVAILISLLQLSLTRGRNAL, from the coding sequence ATGTCCAGCATCAGCACCTCAACCACATCCGGGCAGAGCCGCCAAGGGCAGCGCAGCAGGCGGCGTGTGGAACCGATCTTCTACTTTTTCCTCGTGCCCAGCCTCATCCTGTTCACGCTAGCCATCACGATTCCGGGCATCATCGGTATCTTCTTCAGCTTCACGGACTCCATCGGAATTGGTGATTGGGAGTTCATCGGCCTGACAAACTACATAGCGATCTTCAGCGACCCCGCTATCCTGCAGAGCTACCTGTTCACCTTCGGTTTCTCCATCGTTACAGTGATCGCCGTCAACGTGATCGCCTTCCTCCTTGCAGTCGGCCTTACCGCGCGCATCCGGATGAAGTCGGCACTGCGGACCATTTTCGTCATCCCGATGGTGGTTTCCGGCATCATCATCGCCTACGTGTTCAATTTCCTGTTCTCGAACTCCCTGCCTGCCGCGGGGACTGCGGCGGGGATCCCCTGGTTGGAGACCAGCCTCCTGGCAAACCCGGACCTCGCGTGGATTGCGATTGTGGTTGTCACAGCATGGCAGGCGGTACCCGGGGCACTGCTCATCTACATTGCGGGACTTGTTGCAGTGCCCGGAGACGTCTATGAGGCCGCGGAAATCGACGGCGCGGGCAAGTTCCAGCAGCTGCTGAAGATCACCCTTCCGTTGGTGGCCGGTTACGTGGTCATCAACATCATTCTCGGGTTCAAGGGCTTCCTGAATGCTTACGACATCATCGTCGGGCTGACGAACGGTGGCCCCGGGACCTCCACCCGGAGCATTGCGATGACTGTCATTGCCGGCTTCAATGGCGGCGACTACGCCTACCAGATGGCCAACGCGACGATCTTCTTCGTGGTCGCCATCCTTATCTCACTCCTGCAGCTTTCGCTGACTCGCGGACGGAATGCACTCTGA
- a CDS encoding extracellular solute-binding protein has product MESVKATRKKRMAAMGLGLALLAGLLSGCTGEPGKETIRFTFSKREAIGFMTKLVADYNASQNETEVVLDTSGVDVVSASFVRGNPPDIALANYNMETSRFVQRGALSDLSGTQAASRVREDLQPLMDQYGSYPERTSALPYSVMASSVIYNKEIFAAHNIAVPKTWSEMIAACEALKAAGVTPFYATWKDDWTIAQGWFDYSVGGQVDTIDFFRKLAAEGTKVGPESPVSFQKDFNQPVEKMLTLAKNYVNKDAASRAYGDGNLAFSQGKAAMYLQGPWAFSEIAKTAPDLKLGTFPLPMTEDPKDLRVRVNVDLAAWIPEASKHKDAARTFLEYLYRPEVIDAYNKSQLGFTPTKDSANVPDPRIEGMVEYYEKSQVYQGPSVLVPRTIPIMNYTQAIVFGASPASTLRTLDADWARLAFRQ; this is encoded by the coding sequence ATGGAGTCTGTGAAAGCTACGCGCAAGAAACGCATGGCAGCGATGGGCCTGGGCCTGGCTCTTCTGGCCGGCCTTCTCTCGGGCTGCACCGGGGAACCGGGCAAAGAGACCATCCGCTTCACCTTCAGCAAGCGGGAGGCAATCGGATTCATGACCAAGCTGGTTGCCGACTACAACGCTTCCCAGAACGAAACCGAGGTAGTCCTGGACACCTCGGGCGTCGACGTCGTGTCCGCGAGTTTCGTCCGCGGCAATCCACCGGACATCGCGCTTGCAAACTACAACATGGAGACGTCCCGCTTCGTCCAGCGCGGAGCGTTGAGCGACTTGTCCGGCACCCAGGCCGCCTCCCGCGTCCGCGAAGACCTCCAGCCGCTGATGGACCAGTACGGTTCCTACCCGGAGCGCACCAGTGCCCTGCCCTACTCAGTCATGGCGTCCTCGGTGATTTACAACAAGGAGATCTTCGCTGCGCACAACATCGCCGTGCCGAAGACCTGGAGTGAGATGATCGCGGCGTGTGAAGCGCTGAAAGCCGCTGGCGTGACGCCGTTCTACGCCACATGGAAGGACGACTGGACGATCGCCCAGGGGTGGTTTGACTACTCCGTAGGCGGGCAGGTGGACACCATTGACTTCTTCAGGAAGCTTGCTGCCGAGGGCACGAAGGTTGGGCCGGAATCCCCGGTGTCATTCCAGAAGGACTTCAACCAGCCAGTTGAGAAGATGCTGACGCTCGCGAAGAACTACGTCAACAAGGATGCTGCAAGCCGCGCCTACGGTGACGGTAATCTTGCTTTCTCGCAGGGCAAAGCGGCCATGTATCTGCAGGGGCCCTGGGCATTCAGCGAGATCGCCAAGACCGCCCCGGACCTCAAGCTCGGAACCTTTCCCCTCCCGATGACCGAGGACCCCAAGGATCTGCGCGTCCGGGTCAACGTGGACCTCGCGGCCTGGATTCCCGAGGCGTCCAAGCACAAGGACGCTGCCCGCACCTTCCTCGAGTACCTGTACCGTCCAGAGGTGATCGATGCCTACAACAAGTCGCAGTTGGGCTTCACACCCACCAAGGATTCTGCAAATGTTCCGGATCCCCGGATCGAGGGAATGGTGGAGTACTACGAGAAATCGCAGGTTTACCAGGGCCCCTCGGTACTCGTTCCGCGCACCATACCGATCATGAACTACACGCAGGCAATCGTGTTCGGCGCGTCCCCTGCATCCACCCTCCGCACACTCGACGCAGATTGGGCGCGCCTGGCCTTCCGCCAGTAG
- a CDS encoding ROK family protein has protein sequence MLIGIAPSTQLVRRVNASAMLKAMRGAGVVTGTELMASTGLSRATVISICDELVRLGWLQELENQRGAGDYIKGRPARRFVFDDNAASVLGIDIGANKITAIVADMAGTPLSQVTMPFRTYNVSANERADVLDRIAADVLKKAGVPADSILAVSVGVAAPVSRDGEVLTVQEFWKSFDVRGIVAERHGWQVLVENDANLAALAERWQGTAQGADNLVVMLAGDRLGSGILESGRLLHGQLGGFGELGYLDTVDGVGDTYGIAHYAVLWGREALDDTPTTKLRELCGDDPAALTAEMVFKAAAEGDHAARQALDRVAHRMARVIGSISTLVNPELVVIAGAVAASAHALIPAIEKQLPDFTFTPPRLATSTLGDRIVSLGAIRHALDYVEEHALDLSPSSLPKRADAS, from the coding sequence ATGCTGATCGGGATTGCGCCGTCAACACAGCTGGTTCGCAGGGTCAATGCCAGCGCGATGCTCAAGGCCATGCGTGGTGCCGGTGTGGTAACAGGCACAGAACTCATGGCTTCCACCGGGCTCTCCCGCGCCACCGTCATTTCCATCTGCGACGAACTTGTCCGGCTCGGCTGGCTCCAGGAACTCGAAAACCAGCGGGGGGCCGGAGACTACATCAAGGGCAGGCCGGCACGCCGCTTTGTTTTCGACGACAACGCGGCCAGCGTGCTCGGAATCGACATCGGCGCCAATAAGATCACCGCCATAGTTGCCGACATGGCCGGAACACCTTTATCCCAGGTCACGATGCCCTTCCGCACGTACAACGTCTCCGCCAATGAGCGCGCAGATGTGCTGGACCGGATCGCAGCAGACGTCCTGAAAAAGGCCGGCGTACCTGCAGACTCGATCCTTGCAGTGTCTGTGGGAGTTGCTGCCCCGGTAAGCCGCGACGGCGAGGTCCTCACCGTCCAGGAATTCTGGAAATCCTTCGATGTCCGCGGGATTGTTGCAGAGCGGCATGGCTGGCAGGTACTCGTGGAAAACGATGCCAACCTCGCAGCCCTCGCGGAACGCTGGCAGGGCACCGCGCAGGGAGCCGACAACCTCGTGGTCATGCTCGCCGGCGACCGTCTGGGTTCCGGAATCCTCGAATCCGGCCGTTTGCTCCACGGGCAGCTTGGCGGCTTTGGGGAACTGGGATACCTGGACACCGTCGACGGCGTGGGCGACACGTACGGCATCGCCCACTACGCCGTGCTGTGGGGGCGGGAAGCGCTTGACGATACCCCGACCACGAAGCTGCGGGAACTTTGCGGGGATGATCCTGCAGCGTTAACAGCGGAGATGGTCTTCAAGGCAGCCGCGGAAGGCGACCACGCCGCCCGTCAGGCCCTGGACCGTGTGGCGCACCGCATGGCCCGCGTCATCGGCTCGATCAGTACCTTGGTCAACCCTGAGCTGGTGGTTATTGCGGGAGCCGTCGCCGCCTCTGCCCATGCACTGATCCCAGCCATTGAAAAGCAGTTGCCGGACTTCACCTTCACTCCCCCGCGGCTGGCAACCTCCACCCTCGGTGACCGCATTGTGTCCCTCGGCGCGATCCGCCACGCCCTGGACTACGTCGAGGAGCACGCGCTGGACCTCTCCCCCTCGTCATTGCCGAAGCGCGCGGACGCCTCCTGA
- a CDS encoding Na+/H+ antiporter, with amino-acid sequence MDQLALIIGLLLATVLAVGLGDRLRLPYPVLMLLLAVALTFIPGFPEFEISPELILPIFLPPLLFATAQKSSWAVFRVRWRTLLLMAVALVVVSTAVVAGAAWLMIPGIGIPAAIALGAMVAPPDPVAVESVAGRVHMPRRLITVLQSEGLFNDAAAIVIFQAAVAATVSGSEVGPNVILQFVVGAALAVVIGIAMGWLTKFITKLVTSMVARSAVTLVVPFAAYILAEELHASGVVAVVVTALELQRHARPQDAAERITRTAFWDVVELLATGLAFGLVGLEIRHVIRDEGTAIFGMIGVAVVICILVFVVRYLWLGLLALTAHRRRNLLQPTSPKEVLILTWCGMRGLATLALALALPVTLPDGSDFPARHEILVIACAVLLATLVLPGLTLPWLMRVLKATEDGSHEKDAARVLAKRAQSAAVSALKDHELMKELPADKVALVKEKMRRLHAELLDGTLRNESAAEKRKRGRELAIAVQTIALDAARQEVVEARNEPGTDPEVADRVLRQLDLRTMSMPE; translated from the coding sequence ATGGATCAGCTGGCACTCATTATCGGATTGCTGCTTGCCACTGTGCTGGCCGTCGGCCTGGGGGACAGGCTTCGGCTTCCTTATCCGGTCCTGATGCTGCTCCTGGCTGTTGCGCTGACGTTCATTCCCGGCTTTCCTGAGTTTGAGATTTCGCCGGAGCTGATCCTGCCGATCTTCCTCCCGCCGTTGCTCTTTGCCACTGCGCAGAAGAGTTCCTGGGCCGTTTTCCGCGTCCGGTGGCGGACGCTGCTACTCATGGCTGTCGCTTTGGTGGTGGTTTCCACCGCGGTGGTGGCTGGTGCTGCGTGGCTCATGATTCCTGGTATCGGGATCCCGGCAGCGATTGCTTTGGGAGCCATGGTGGCGCCGCCGGATCCGGTTGCCGTGGAGTCAGTGGCTGGCCGCGTTCACATGCCCAGGCGGCTCATTACTGTTCTGCAGAGCGAGGGCCTTTTCAATGACGCCGCCGCAATCGTGATCTTCCAGGCAGCAGTCGCTGCCACGGTGTCCGGTAGCGAAGTGGGCCCCAATGTCATCCTGCAGTTTGTGGTGGGTGCTGCCTTGGCAGTGGTCATTGGCATTGCCATGGGCTGGCTGACCAAGTTCATCACGAAGCTTGTGACGTCCATGGTGGCACGCAGCGCGGTCACGCTTGTGGTTCCGTTTGCTGCGTACATCCTGGCGGAAGAGCTGCACGCATCAGGTGTGGTGGCCGTCGTCGTGACTGCCCTGGAGCTGCAACGCCACGCGCGGCCGCAGGACGCTGCTGAGCGCATTACCCGGACAGCCTTCTGGGACGTGGTGGAGCTGCTGGCCACCGGACTGGCCTTCGGCCTGGTGGGCTTGGAGATCCGTCACGTCATCCGTGACGAGGGGACGGCGATTTTCGGGATGATTGGCGTTGCCGTGGTGATTTGTATCCTGGTGTTCGTTGTCCGCTACCTGTGGCTCGGGCTGCTTGCGCTCACGGCCCACCGGCGGCGGAATCTGCTGCAGCCAACCTCGCCCAAGGAAGTACTCATCCTGACATGGTGTGGAATGCGTGGGCTGGCCACCCTGGCCCTCGCTTTGGCGCTTCCCGTGACCCTGCCTGATGGGAGTGACTTTCCCGCACGGCACGAAATCCTCGTCATCGCCTGCGCTGTGCTTCTGGCCACGTTGGTTCTGCCGGGCCTGACACTTCCCTGGCTGATGCGGGTCCTGAAAGCCACGGAGGACGGTTCCCATGAAAAGGACGCGGCACGCGTTCTGGCCAAACGTGCCCAGTCGGCAGCGGTCTCGGCGCTGAAGGACCATGAGCTCATGAAGGAACTCCCGGCGGACAAAGTGGCACTGGTCAAGGAAAAGATGCGCCGGCTCCACGCAGAGCTGCTGGATGGGACGTTGCGCAACGAGTCAGCGGCGGAGAAACGCAAGCGGGGCCGTGAACTTGCCATTGCCGTGCAGACGATCGCGCTGGATGCCGCCCGTCAGGAAGTGGTGGAGGCGCGTAATGAGCCCGGGACTGATCCTGAAGTGGCAGATCGTGTCCTGAGGCAGCTGGATTTGCGCACCATGTCAATGCCGGAATAG
- a CDS encoding SDR family oxidoreductase, with the protein MSRIAIIGGHGKVALHLSRILSGEGHDVTSFVRNPDHVADVTETGATAQVLDVENSTTAELAQALKGHDAVVWSAGAGGGNPARTYAVDRDAAIRSMDAAKEAGVKRYVMVSYIGSAKDHGIPKDHPFFPYAESKAVADDYLRSSGLDWTVLGPGTLTEEPASGLIEVNPANPGNGTGTSRANVALVAAAVLELPGTIHRTITFKDGTVDVVDALTTD; encoded by the coding sequence ATGAGCCGAATCGCAATCATTGGCGGCCACGGCAAAGTGGCCCTTCATCTATCCCGGATTCTTAGTGGCGAAGGTCACGATGTCACGTCGTTCGTTCGGAATCCCGATCATGTGGCAGATGTCACGGAGACGGGAGCCACTGCGCAAGTGCTGGACGTGGAAAACTCGACGACGGCGGAACTCGCCCAGGCGCTCAAGGGCCACGATGCCGTGGTCTGGTCGGCGGGGGCCGGTGGGGGTAACCCGGCCAGGACCTATGCCGTGGACCGGGACGCCGCCATCCGATCCATGGACGCAGCCAAGGAAGCCGGCGTTAAGCGTTACGTGATGGTGTCCTACATCGGCAGTGCCAAGGATCACGGCATTCCCAAGGACCACCCTTTCTTCCCTTATGCAGAGTCCAAAGCAGTGGCCGATGACTACCTGCGCAGTAGCGGCCTGGACTGGACAGTGCTGGGACCGGGAACCTTGACCGAGGAGCCGGCGTCCGGGTTGATCGAAGTCAACCCGGCCAACCCTGGCAACGGCACCGGGACGTCCCGTGCCAACGTTGCTTTGGTGGCCGCTGCCGTCCTGGAACTTCCCGGCACTATCCACCGGACCATCACTTTCAAGGATGGAACCGTTGACGTGGTGGATGCCCTGACCACGGATTGA
- a CDS encoding LysM domain-containing protein, translating to MGLLDNLKKNLGRGEKHHLSPDASVPDASVVDAGEKGHRNQGVATGSDTSVDPADQPAAAPSAAAPSAVDQAAEDAAAVDASASSKAAAEAAAAQAAEQQAAANAAGAGIAEQAGLDPEAPEIQPVTRQAASEAAAEAGQRGPVAPRVTEVVVEPGDTMSGIAAQFGVDLGALIATNADTVPNPDLIYPGQVLRLP from the coding sequence ATGGGATTGCTCGACAACTTGAAGAAGAACCTGGGCCGTGGTGAGAAACATCACCTAAGCCCGGATGCCAGTGTCCCGGATGCCAGCGTGGTGGATGCCGGTGAAAAGGGTCACAGGAACCAGGGTGTGGCCACCGGCTCGGACACCTCAGTTGATCCTGCCGACCAACCCGCTGCCGCCCCCTCCGCTGCCGCCCCCTCCGCTGTGGACCAGGCGGCAGAGGATGCTGCCGCCGTCGATGCTTCTGCTTCGAGCAAGGCGGCCGCGGAAGCTGCCGCAGCCCAGGCCGCCGAACAGCAGGCGGCAGCCAACGCTGCAGGCGCTGGGATCGCCGAACAGGCCGGCTTGGATCCGGAAGCCCCGGAGATCCAGCCAGTGACCCGCCAGGCAGCCTCTGAGGCCGCTGCCGAGGCAGGACAACGTGGTCCAGTCGCCCCGCGCGTCACGGAGGTTGTGGTTGAGCCCGGCGACACGATGAGCGGCATCGCTGCGCAGTTCGGGGTGGACCTCGGAGCCCTGATCGCAACGAATGCTGACACAGTGCCCAACCCGGATCTCATCTACCCCGGACAGGTGCTCCGGCTACCCTGA
- a CDS encoding DEAD/DEAH box helicase, whose product MTENLNENFDAPNAESADVAETAAEGTAVEAPAAAAAPVENAAPESAAPTFTEASAPKVEDEEEEGVRFVDLGIDGRVLAALQDVGYEKPSPIQAATIPLLLEGRDVVGLAQTGTGKTAAFAVPALSRLAELHDLNGPSRKTQALVLAPTRELALQVAEAFTSYAKHIDDFTVLPVYGGSAYGPQLAGLRRGAQVVVGTPGRVIDHIAKGSLDLSELQYLVLDEADEMLRMGFADDVEQIFQQTPETRQVALFSATMPGQIRRMSKQYLNNPAEISVKSKTTTGANTKQRYLQVMGPHKLDALTRILEVEDFDGVIAFVRTKMATEDLADKLKARGFQAAAINGDIPQQQRERTVDALKEGRIDILVATDVAARGLDVERISHVINYDIPHDTESYVHRIGRTGRAGRSGDAILFMTPREKYLLRSIEKATRQPVEQMHLPTAETVNTLRLGKFAERITETLESEDVAAFRDLISSYEEEHNVPASEIAAALAVMAQGGQPLLVKELPAAPEYQKRERSKDGFGSRGPTRALTEGNATYRIAVGRRQRVMPGSIVGAIANEGGISSAQIGGIDIRSDHSLVELPADLSPEQLRALSRTRIGGELIHLELDNGRRPNSDRGSYAGGGAGGRGGYGDRENRGGGNFKGSGGFKKDFRKSEGGERSSADRGGRTYSDRSERTAGSFGDRDRGQASGSRFGGHGDGARKPRSGGEGGHRDFNRKGKW is encoded by the coding sequence ATGACCGAAAATCTCAACGAAAACTTCGACGCCCCCAACGCTGAGTCTGCTGACGTAGCAGAGACCGCCGCTGAAGGCACCGCAGTAGAAGCACCGGCCGCCGCCGCTGCCCCCGTCGAGAACGCTGCACCCGAGTCTGCAGCCCCCACCTTCACCGAAGCTTCTGCCCCCAAGGTAGAAGACGAGGAAGAAGAAGGCGTCCGCTTCGTCGATCTTGGCATCGATGGCCGCGTTCTGGCCGCACTGCAGGATGTCGGGTATGAAAAGCCGTCCCCCATCCAGGCAGCCACCATCCCGCTGCTCCTCGAAGGCCGCGACGTCGTCGGCCTGGCCCAGACCGGTACCGGCAAGACCGCAGCCTTCGCTGTCCCTGCCCTGTCCCGCCTGGCGGAGCTGCACGACCTCAACGGCCCGTCCCGCAAGACCCAGGCATTGGTCCTGGCGCCGACGCGTGAACTCGCCCTCCAGGTTGCCGAAGCGTTCACTTCCTACGCCAAGCACATTGACGACTTCACCGTGCTTCCGGTTTACGGTGGTTCCGCTTACGGTCCCCAGCTGGCCGGCCTTCGCCGCGGTGCACAGGTTGTTGTCGGTACCCCCGGCCGTGTGATCGACCACATTGCCAAGGGCTCCCTGGACCTCTCCGAACTCCAGTACCTGGTGCTGGATGAAGCTGACGAGATGCTGCGCATGGGCTTCGCCGACGACGTAGAGCAGATCTTCCAGCAGACTCCGGAAACCCGCCAGGTTGCACTGTTCTCTGCCACCATGCCGGGCCAGATCCGCCGCATGTCCAAGCAGTACCTGAACAACCCTGCTGAAATCTCGGTGAAGTCCAAGACCACCACCGGTGCCAACACCAAGCAGCGTTACCTCCAGGTCATGGGCCCGCACAAGCTGGATGCCCTGACCCGCATCCTCGAGGTTGAAGACTTCGACGGCGTCATCGCCTTCGTGCGCACCAAAATGGCAACCGAGGACCTCGCCGACAAGCTGAAGGCCCGTGGTTTCCAGGCTGCCGCCATCAACGGCGACATCCCGCAGCAGCAGCGCGAACGCACTGTTGACGCGCTGAAGGAAGGCCGCATCGACATCCTGGTTGCTACCGACGTCGCAGCCCGTGGCCTTGACGTTGAGCGCATCAGCCACGTCATCAACTACGACATCCCCCACGACACCGAGTCCTACGTCCACCGCATCGGCCGTACCGGCCGTGCAGGCCGTTCCGGTGACGCCATCCTGTTCATGACGCCGCGGGAGAAGTACCTGCTGCGTTCCATTGAGAAGGCTACGCGCCAGCCGGTGGAGCAGATGCACCTGCCCACGGCCGAGACCGTGAACACGCTGCGCCTGGGCAAGTTTGCTGAACGCATCACCGAGACCCTCGAGTCCGAGGATGTTGCAGCATTCCGCGACCTCATCTCCTCCTACGAGGAAGAGCACAACGTACCGGCCTCGGAGATCGCCGCTGCACTGGCCGTCATGGCACAGGGCGGACAGCCGCTGCTGGTCAAGGAACTGCCTGCAGCTCCTGAGTACCAGAAGCGCGAGCGCTCCAAGGACGGCTTCGGCTCCCGTGGCCCGACCCGTGCACTCACCGAGGGCAACGCCACCTACCGGATCGCCGTCGGACGCCGTCAGCGCGTCATGCCGGGGTCCATCGTGGGCGCCATTGCCAACGAAGGTGGCATCTCCTCCGCACAAATCGGTGGCATCGACATCCGCTCGGACCACTCCCTGGTGGAGCTCCCGGCAGACCTCAGCCCCGAGCAGTTGCGCGCACTGTCCCGCACCCGCATTGGTGGCGAACTGATCCACCTTGAGCTGGACAACGGACGCAGGCCCAACAGCGACCGTGGCAGCTACGCCGGTGGTGGCGCCGGTGGCCGTGGTGGCTACGGCGACCGCGAAAACCGTGGTGGCGGCAACTTCAAGGGCAGCGGTGGGTTCAAGAAGGACTTCCGCAAGTCCGAAGGTGGCGAGCGTTCCTCTGCCGACCGCGGCGGCCGCACGTACAGCGACCGCTCCGAGCGCACTGCAGGCAGCTTCGGCGATCGTGACCGCGGCCAGGCCAGCGGCTCCCGCTTCGGCGGACACGGCGACGGCGCCCGCAAGCCCCGCAGCGGTGGCGAAGGCGGACACCGCGACTTCAACCGCAAGGGCAAGTGGTAA
- a CDS encoding MOSC domain-containing protein: MNTASLLAVCRVHQLLPDPEGSVGVTAIDKRPVEGPVKIHKLGVHGDVQANRFDHGGEDQALYAYSQADADYWSAALDRELPAGVFGENLRVEGIATTGAVIGERWKIGLDVEVEVTSPRVPCATFQRLLDEPQWVKRFTQAGRVGTYLRVIKTGTVSAGDHIHQLFVPKHGITVGQWFSEPTPDMVQTLLDAEADGEIRLQDEYHGKFEKVLRRNGF; this comes from the coding sequence ATGAACACCGCATCCCTCCTCGCTGTCTGCCGTGTCCACCAGTTGTTGCCGGACCCGGAAGGAAGCGTTGGCGTCACGGCGATAGATAAGCGTCCTGTGGAAGGCCCCGTGAAGATCCACAAGCTCGGCGTACACGGCGACGTCCAGGCCAACAGGTTCGATCACGGCGGTGAAGACCAGGCTCTGTATGCCTATTCCCAGGCGGATGCCGATTACTGGTCGGCCGCACTGGATCGTGAGCTTCCAGCCGGCGTCTTCGGGGAGAACCTGCGCGTGGAGGGAATCGCGACCACGGGAGCCGTCATTGGTGAACGTTGGAAGATCGGGCTGGATGTGGAGGTGGAGGTAACGTCACCGCGCGTCCCGTGCGCCACCTTCCAGCGCTTGCTGGACGAGCCGCAATGGGTGAAGCGCTTCACGCAGGCCGGGCGGGTTGGAACCTACCTGCGTGTGATCAAGACGGGGACGGTGTCCGCGGGAGACCACATTCACCAGCTATTCGTACCGAAGCACGGCATTACTGTTGGCCAGTGGTTCAGCGAGCCCACACCGGACATGGTGCAAACCCTGCTCGATGCCGAGGCAGACGGGGAGATCCGGCTTCAGGACGAATACCACGGGAAGTTCGAGAAAGTCCTTCGGCGAAACGGGTTCTAA
- a CDS encoding response regulator — protein MTRVLIVEDEAQIARAMQVTLQAHGYQAMTVGNGADALNAVARQSVNIVVLDLGLPDMDGVEIIRRIRGWSSMPIIVLSARHASEDKVEALDAGADDYVTKPFGLDELLARLRVASRRVLTDREEPTLATSDFMVDLAGKKIVKDGSEVRLTPTEWNILELLVRNKGKLVSQQQILTQVWGQAYAKETQYLRVYIAQLRRKLERDPAAPRHLHTEAGMGYRFDP, from the coding sequence ATGACCCGTGTGCTGATCGTTGAGGACGAAGCCCAGATCGCACGGGCCATGCAGGTCACCCTGCAGGCCCACGGGTACCAGGCAATGACCGTTGGAAACGGCGCCGATGCCTTGAACGCCGTGGCGAGACAAAGCGTGAACATTGTTGTGCTGGATCTTGGATTGCCGGACATGGACGGGGTGGAGATCATCCGCCGCATCCGTGGGTGGAGCAGCATGCCCATCATCGTGCTGTCCGCCCGGCATGCCTCGGAGGACAAAGTTGAAGCGCTCGACGCCGGTGCGGACGACTACGTGACCAAGCCCTTCGGACTGGATGAGCTGCTTGCGCGGCTTCGGGTTGCCTCGCGCCGGGTCCTTACCGATCGGGAGGAACCTACCTTGGCGACGTCGGACTTCATGGTGGACCTGGCGGGCAAGAAGATCGTGAAGGACGGGTCAGAGGTGAGGCTGACGCCCACCGAGTGGAACATCCTGGAGTTGTTGGTGCGGAACAAGGGGAAGCTGGTGAGCCAGCAGCAGATCCTGACCCAGGTCTGGGGTCAGGCCTATGCCAAGGAGACGCAATATCTGCGGGTGTATATTGCCCAGTTGCGGCGAAAGCTGGAGCGGGACCCGGCCGCGCCGCGGCACCTGCACACTGAAGCGGGAATGGGTTACCGGTTTGATCCTTAA